In a genomic window of Sulfurisphaera tokodaii str. 7:
- a CDS encoding IS200/IS605 family accessory protein TnpB-related protein has product MLKTLKRTVKLESDPLNYWKYHVLKEVEEYQKVIVNEMINIILSEDLPTTRKKLHERFYNYYKKKYPFLPSRVIEGAYIIAGRIIKSFRKRKKRGLTRKDKPEYRRVMISIPNTINWRFNKISVSILTHKGWIDIPLKVTKQFIHYVSKGWRVSQELKLRLVGRKVLVWLTFEKEVEVETKEGNYVSIDVNENNATLAVFEDFKLKEIRRYETGLGRIVVNYSIRRKEITKGYSTKDELIKKKLRRLRERERKLDVLRKTVKRIVELARDLNARVIVGKFSSRAKKRMEGDKSSKLRHRIHQWSVVKFTEMLKTQPIEVTEVSESYTSSLNPFTGEKLKKSKQLIERVVKVFNPYLMTGTAHEGRVIKVFKVNARYLESGEVLLERDSIAPLNLMKKVDGRVVVFPSTSPNDLRVTVYDPLRGVPVAELEVIKSKGKLRHG; this is encoded by the coding sequence GTGTTGAAGACGTTGAAAAGGACTGTTAAGCTAGAGAGCGACCCTCTTAACTACTGGAAGTATCATGTGTTAAAGGAGGTTGAGGAGTATCAGAAAGTGATCGTTAATGAAATGATTAACATCATACTCTCCGAGGACTTGCCCACTACAAGGAAGAAGTTACACGAGAGGTTTTACAATTATTATAAGAAGAAATATCCCTTCTTGCCATCTAGGGTTATCGAAGGTGCTTATATCATTGCTGGTAGGATAATCAAGAGTTTCAGAAAGAGGAAAAAGAGGGGACTAACGAGGAAGGATAAGCCAGAGTACAGAAGGGTTATGATCTCTATTCCAAACACGATTAATTGGAGGTTTAACAAGATATCCGTCAGCATCTTAACTCATAAGGGTTGGATTGATATTCCCCTCAAGGTAACTAAACAATTTATTCATTACGTGAGTAAAGGCTGGAGGGTTTCACAAGAGCTTAAGCTAAGGCTAGTAGGTAGGAAAGTACTAGTTTGGTTAACTTTTGAGAAGGAGGTTGAGGTGGAGACGAAAGAAGGTAATTACGTTTCTATTGACGTTAATGAGAATAACGCCACCTTAGCAGTTTTTGAGGATTTCAAGCTCAAGGAGATAAGGCGTTATGAGACTGGATTAGGGAGGATTGTCGTTAATTACTCCATAAGAAGGAAAGAAATTACTAAAGGATATTCAACTAAGGACGAGCTAATTAAGAAAAAGCTGAGGAGATTAAGGGAAAGGGAGAGGAAACTTGACGTGCTGAGGAAGACTGTTAAGAGAATTGTAGAGTTAGCTAGGGACTTGAATGCAAGAGTTATTGTTGGCAAGTTTTCTTCAAGGGCTAAGAAGAGGATGGAGGGTGATAAAAGTAGTAAGCTTAGGCATAGGATTCACCAGTGGAGCGTAGTCAAGTTTACTGAGATGTTAAAAACTCAGCCGATAGAAGTTACGGAGGTTTCTGAATCTTACACTTCCTCTCTCAACCCGTTCACTGGAGAGAAGTTAAAGAAAAGTAAGCAGCTCATTGAGAGGGTTGTCAAGGTTTTTAACCCCTACTTGATGACGGGCACTGCTCACGAGGGTAGGGTGATTAAAGTTTTCAAGGTGAATGCTAGGTACTTGGAAAGCGGTGAAGTATTGTTAGAAAGGGATTCTATTGCACCTCTTAATCTCATGAAAAAGGTGGATGGGAGGGTAGTGGTGTTTCCCTCGACCAGCCCCAATGATTTAAGGGTGACTGTGTATGATCCCTTAAGAGGGGTGCCCGTGGCGGAATTAGAAGTGATTAAAAGTAAGGGGAAGTTACGCCACGGGTAA
- a CDS encoding IS607 family transposase has product MERYLTPSEVAEIFGMSRSGVIKWIREGKIKAIEINGRWRIPYSEVERLLSGGGRLKQIAIYARVSSNTQKDNLERQLNALREWVKKNYGDVSVVEIKDVGSGLKEDRRGLKKLIELARRKQIDAVVIAYKDRLTRFGFNYLVELFKAYGVDVVVAFQEEPKDYMQELVEDFVEIVKSFASRIYGHKYEKVVKCVEDVEKDC; this is encoded by the coding sequence GTGGAGAGATACCTAACTCCCAGTGAGGTTGCCGAAATATTCGGGATGAGCAGGAGTGGCGTGATAAAGTGGATTAGGGAAGGGAAAATAAAGGCCATCGAAATTAACGGCAGGTGGAGGATACCTTACAGCGAAGTAGAGAGGTTATTAAGCGGTGGCGGTAGGCTTAAACAGATCGCAATTTACGCTAGGGTTTCGTCTAATACACAAAAGGACAACCTGGAAAGGCAATTAAACGCGTTGAGGGAATGGGTTAAGAAGAATTACGGCGATGTGAGCGTTGTGGAGATCAAGGACGTAGGGTCTGGACTGAAGGAGGACAGGAGGGGTTTAAAGAAGCTGATTGAGTTGGCTAGGAGGAAGCAAATAGACGCCGTCGTCATAGCTTACAAGGACAGGCTGACGCGTTTCGGTTTCAACTACTTAGTAGAGCTCTTCAAGGCTTATGGGGTTGACGTAGTCGTTGCTTTTCAAGAGGAACCAAAGGACTACATGCAAGAGCTGGTGGAGGACTTCGTGGAAATAGTCAAGTCATTCGCCTCCAGGATCTACGGTCATAAGTACGAGAAGGTGGTTAAATGTGTTGAAGACGTTGAAAAGGACTGTTAA
- a CDS encoding AAA family ATPase: protein MIQWIRVKNFKSFDDLRIDLHKVNVLVGPNGAGKSNFVDVFLFLREFIRPSSLPPYPFLYWGGYKNLVYMNDESLNVEIEVQGDNYHYRTVINGKDGLRVLEEELEHQGVKISRRYNEVYVDDKKYEIDPSLSIFHTVQRIGPMTLSSFPIPPQLLDLLTKLGSDFVVLRINPYTALSPVPFNSPYGIRIDGFGLPRLLNDLPKPIQEFLTELNMAIKVDVSPEGNFVMYILERVGNREVFLHSSAIPSGVVKMIAIMTVIYKLKPSLLVIDEVENSLHLNFLERLTDVFEYSEPQIIVTTHSPMVIDLVKVEDVIMVEKEGGRSIMKRISNVKELKKELSEKGLLLSEYLFYS from the coding sequence ATGATACAATGGATAAGGGTTAAGAACTTTAAGAGCTTTGACGACCTCAGGATAGACCTTCATAAGGTTAATGTACTTGTTGGGCCTAATGGAGCGGGGAAGAGCAATTTTGTTGATGTATTCTTGTTTTTAAGGGAGTTTATTAGACCTTCATCACTTCCTCCTTACCCCTTTCTTTACTGGGGAGGGTATAAGAACTTAGTTTATATGAACGATGAGAGTTTAAACGTTGAAATTGAAGTACAAGGGGATAATTACCACTACCGCACAGTAATTAACGGGAAGGACGGGTTAAGAGTGCTGGAAGAGGAGTTAGAACATCAAGGTGTAAAAATATCTAGGAGGTATAATGAGGTCTACGTCGATGATAAAAAGTACGAAATTGACCCTTCACTGAGCATATTCCATACTGTTCAAAGAATAGGTCCCATGACTCTATCTAGTTTCCCTATCCCTCCTCAACTACTCGACCTTTTAACAAAGCTCGGCAGTGACTTTGTAGTATTACGTATAAACCCCTATACTGCGTTAAGCCCGGTACCGTTTAATTCCCCTTACGGGATTAGAATAGACGGTTTTGGGTTACCCAGGTTGTTGAACGATTTACCTAAACCAATTCAGGAATTCTTAACAGAACTAAACATGGCTATTAAAGTAGATGTTAGCCCAGAGGGGAACTTTGTGATGTATATTTTAGAGAGGGTCGGAAACAGGGAGGTATTTTTACACTCATCTGCTATTCCTTCTGGAGTTGTTAAGATGATAGCCATAATGACCGTAATATACAAGCTTAAGCCTTCATTATTAGTAATTGATGAGGTAGAGAACTCGTTACACCTTAACTTTTTAGAAAGGCTTACAGATGTTTTCGAATATTCGGAACCCCAGATAATTGTCACTACCCACTCGCCTATGGTTATAGATTTGGTAAAGGTAGAAGATGTAATAATGGTTGAGAAAGAGGGTGGTAGGAGTATAATGAAGAGAATTAGTAATGTTAAGGAGCTTAAAAAGGAGTTAAGTGAGAAAGGGTTATTATTAAGTGAGTACTTATTCTATTCCTAG
- a CDS encoding ISH3-like element ISSto14 family transposase produces MVIPNLPHQNNVQRIGYKLLSMLDFKGKKAEDVGKTLISACLWNSSIENKSSAYNVSPQTVRNYVEEQGIEVVEKLLEQMRKISLETLKGVKEIDISIDWTTKTWYGKQVKGLGTSEKGNSWNHATATTKYGGKILLLAFITQVNGMTKEDIVKALVEQVVAMGLKIRLITLDAGFYTVGVLNFISQFKYIIGVPVGDVKVYEEFDGEYTTNSKRKRREEQVKFRLLVYSKEKVRRKRREVVYFARATNLDLKKGDVLKLYNKVRGPIETSYRDIKAFLPFTSSTKFVFRTLIFVLAMAFYSFYTIFKSVMGREEFRRLLILLFPEDLLNLENSLFNLVETLINTIDLFLRR; encoded by the coding sequence ATGGTAATACCAAACCTCCCTCACCAAAATAACGTCCAACGGATAGGATATAAATTACTTTCCATGTTAGACTTCAAAGGGAAAAAAGCAGAGGACGTAGGGAAGACACTAATCTCCGCGTGCTTATGGAACAGTTCCATAGAAAACAAGTCAAGTGCATACAACGTGTCGCCACAGACCGTGAGGAACTACGTAGAAGAGCAAGGAATAGAAGTAGTCGAGAAACTCTTGGAACAAATGAGGAAAATATCCTTGGAAACACTAAAGGGAGTAAAGGAAATAGACATATCAATAGACTGGACCACCAAAACTTGGTACGGGAAACAAGTTAAAGGACTGGGGACTTCGGAAAAGGGAAACTCGTGGAACCACGCGACAGCGACGACCAAATATGGAGGGAAAATACTCCTACTGGCTTTCATCACACAAGTGAACGGCATGACAAAGGAAGATATCGTGAAGGCCCTCGTGGAACAAGTCGTCGCAATGGGGTTAAAGATAAGGTTGATAACTCTTGATGCGGGTTTCTATACAGTTGGTGTGCTTAACTTCATTTCGCAGTTTAAGTACATAATCGGTGTCCCCGTTGGGGACGTGAAGGTTTATGAGGAGTTTGACGGGGAGTACACGACTAACAGTAAGAGGAAGAGGAGGGAGGAGCAAGTTAAGTTTAGGCTCCTCGTGTATAGCAAGGAGAAGGTTAGGAGGAAGAGGAGGGAGGTCGTTTATTTCGCTAGGGCTACTAACCTTGACCTAAAAAAGGGGGACGTGTTGAAGTTGTATAATAAGGTAAGGGGCCCCATAGAGACTTCTTATCGTGACATTAAGGCGTTCCTTCCCTTCACTAGTTCCACTAAGTTCGTCTTTCGCACGCTGATCTTCGTGCTGGCCATGGCCTTTTACTCCTTCTACACTATATTTAAGAGTGTGATGGGTAGGGAAGAGTTCAGACGACTACTGATCCTCTTGTTCCCTGAAGATTTACTAAATTTGGAAAATTCCCTATTTAATCTGGTGGAAACACTTATTAATACTATAGATTTATTTTTAAGGAGGTGA
- a CDS encoding antitoxin VapB family protein, which translates to MAKTITISEEAYRLLLSEKREGESFSDVIIRLVKSSRKNIMDYAGIWGDMNDEEVNKLFEDLKKMWERWNVNA; encoded by the coding sequence ATGGCAAAGACTATCACGATTTCTGAAGAGGCGTATAGGTTATTATTAAGTGAGAAGAGGGAAGGAGAGAGCTTTTCCGACGTTATTATAAGGTTGGTGAAGAGTAGTAGAAAAAATATTATGGATTATGCTGGTATTTGGGGAGATATGAATGATGAAGAGGTTAACAAACTGTTCGAAGATTTAAAGAAGATGTGGGAAAGATGGAATGTAAATGCTTAG
- a CDS encoding type II toxin-antitoxin system VapC family toxin: MECKCLDSDILIDFLRGKEKAVKYIESVRGSSRIVTTVINVFELYYGALKYNKDVEKLDEFLQSVEILPFTVSEAKKAAEIEVDLENRGEVIGLKDVLISSIALNNNCTIVTGNVKHFERIQGVKVENWK; this comes from the coding sequence ATGGAATGTAAATGCTTAGATAGCGATATACTTATTGATTTTCTAAGGGGTAAGGAAAAGGCAGTGAAGTACATTGAATCCGTAAGAGGGAGTAGTAGGATAGTAACTACAGTAATTAACGTATTTGAACTGTATTATGGGGCTTTAAAATATAATAAGGATGTTGAGAAACTTGATGAATTTTTACAATCAGTAGAAATACTCCCATTTACAGTATCTGAGGCTAAGAAGGCTGCTGAAATAGAAGTAGACCTTGAAAATCGAGGAGAGGTAATAGGTTTAAAAGACGTGTTAATAAGTTCTATTGCATTAAATAATAATTGTACTATAGTTACCGGAAATGTTAAACACTTTGAAAGAATTCAAGGGGTTAAAGTTGAGAACTGGAAGTAA
- a CDS encoding helix-turn-helix domain-containing protein, protein MVSSLSSRDKELLTPKEACDMLNISYRTLLRWINEGKIKAVKLNSGRIRIPLEEIEKVMEEEDNDKDITAMIINEFMNSSEQRKKDYKKYTELAKEFARKLLNNTIIHISVLPSTYEKCGIACSEGISILGNIYVSEGFFSLPESVKEFIIAHEVAHIIRGHSITKYVLSIFTGVLHEEARQLTMSSFRDSRIIKKIARFFIGAILEASVLYADATANAQTIKQQELEADSYAAKLVGTEKTKDFIKFLELYRQDYNNISHTSLLGFPALTIDERISNLEKLIKGGLDCANLC, encoded by the coding sequence ATGGTAAGTAGTCTTAGTAGTAGGGATAAAGAATTGCTTACACCGAAAGAGGCTTGTGACATGCTGAATATTTCATATAGGACTTTATTGAGGTGGATAAATGAAGGGAAAATAAAGGCGGTTAAACTAAACAGTGGTAGAATAAGAATACCATTAGAAGAAATTGAAAAAGTTATGGAAGAAGAAGATAATGACAAAGACATAACTGCTATGATTATAAATGAATTTATGAATAGCTCGGAGCAACGAAAAAAGGACTATAAAAAATATACTGAGCTTGCTAAAGAGTTTGCTAGAAAGTTATTAAATAATACCATTATCCATATTTCGGTTTTACCTTCTACATATGAGAAATGTGGAATTGCGTGCTCTGAGGGGATCTCAATTTTAGGTAATATCTACGTATCTGAAGGTTTCTTTTCATTGCCCGAAAGCGTTAAAGAGTTTATAATAGCACATGAAGTAGCTCACATAATAAGAGGACATTCTATTACTAAATACGTGCTATCGATCTTCACTGGAGTATTACATGAAGAAGCACGGCAGTTAACAATGAGTAGTTTTAGAGACTCTAGAATCATTAAGAAAATAGCCAGGTTTTTTATTGGCGCTATTTTAGAAGCTTCTGTTTTATACGCAGATGCTACCGCTAACGCTCAAACAATAAAGCAACAAGAACTAGAAGCGGATAGCTATGCTGCTAAGTTAGTTGGTACTGAAAAGACAAAGGACTTTATTAAATTCCTTGAACTTTATAGGCAGGATTACAATAACATAAGCCATACCTCTCTTTTAGGGTTTCCTGCATTAACGATAGACGAGAGGATATCTAATCTAGAGAAATTAATTAAAGGAGGGTTAGATTGTGCCAATTTATGTTAA
- a CDS encoding argonaute/piwi family protein, with protein sequence MEILYNLYENCKVYYRMGSSGTNLVDSRYYIIRFGPYSKASPTDPNINVDHYKKVLIICNRKDKRLCDNLKNDLEKGLPNNLIFKPFNEIFGTKLDFQVVEYDSDRYDEEKIMKVYEDEYEPRTFPLVITPKLAKSQIDSIYYRVKASFLDSGLEERATPTQIVTVDLLKQRDENKNTNYSWSLLPIAVQMFTKMGGIPYALKQSCINIGSEFNVHFIGLGLTSDPRNKLKRVGFVTIFNDNGSLSYMDSNILEDNKTESYGRIIYNAINRIVNLSNTNKSSNYNILVVHYSGKSLSKDDDQLIRNAIQIALSKKRNIEVYVAKVSKSNIFLIDTDSKTTDKQGSLTYHPRIGIVLKLKDNLYLMNMGGAITDRKINLPTGGFPSTLLISIHKELSSGESLDDDDLVKSVFIMSRVSYSNLSNPVLSEPITIKYSRSIAYLTLRLSYLNEKIELPEHIKKVMWFI encoded by the coding sequence ATGGAAATATTATATAATTTATATGAAAATTGTAAAGTCTACTACCGTATGGGATCTTCTGGTACTAACTTAGTGGACTCCAGATACTATATAATTAGGTTCGGTCCATATTCTAAAGCTTCTCCTACAGATCCTAATATTAATGTAGACCATTATAAGAAAGTGTTGATAATTTGCAATAGGAAAGATAAAAGACTATGCGATAACCTTAAAAATGACCTAGAGAAAGGCCTCCCTAACAATCTGATATTTAAGCCTTTTAATGAGATTTTTGGGACTAAACTAGATTTCCAAGTAGTTGAATACGACTCTGATAGATATGATGAAGAAAAAATTATGAAAGTGTATGAGGACGAATATGAACCAAGGACTTTTCCCCTAGTTATTACTCCTAAATTAGCAAAAAGCCAGATAGATAGTATCTACTATAGGGTTAAAGCGAGCTTCTTAGATAGTGGATTAGAAGAAAGGGCTACTCCGACACAAATAGTTACTGTGGATTTGCTTAAACAACGTGATGAAAATAAGAATACAAACTATAGCTGGTCATTATTGCCAATAGCAGTTCAGATGTTCACCAAGATGGGTGGTATACCGTATGCTCTTAAACAGAGCTGTATTAACATAGGAAGTGAATTTAACGTACACTTTATCGGTTTAGGGCTTACTAGTGATCCTAGGAATAAGTTGAAGAGAGTAGGATTTGTAACAATATTTAATGACAATGGTAGTCTTAGTTATATGGACTCTAATATTCTAGAGGATAATAAGACTGAATCTTATGGTAGGATAATATATAATGCTATAAATAGAATTGTTAACTTAAGTAACACTAATAAGAGCTCGAATTATAATATCCTTGTAGTCCATTATAGTGGTAAAAGTCTTAGTAAGGATGATGACCAACTTATTAGAAACGCAATTCAAATAGCTTTAAGTAAAAAAAGAAATATTGAGGTTTATGTAGCAAAGGTCAGTAAGTCTAATATATTCCTTATAGATACTGACAGCAAGACTACAGATAAACAAGGTAGCCTGACTTACCATCCTAGAATAGGAATAGTTCTTAAACTCAAAGATAATCTCTACCTTATGAATATGGGAGGAGCTATAACAGACAGGAAAATAAATTTACCTACTGGTGGATTTCCTTCTACTTTACTTATTTCTATCCATAAGGAACTCAGTAGTGGCGAATCTCTTGATGACGATGATCTAGTCAAAAGTGTGTTCATTATGTCTAGGGTAAGTTATTCTAATTTATCTAATCCAGTATTGAGTGAGCCTATAACAATCAAGTATTCTAGGAGTATAGCATATTTAACGTTGAGATTATCATACTTAAACGAGAAAATAGAGTTACCAGAACATATCAAAAAAGTAATGTGGTTTATATAG
- a CDS encoding lipopolysaccharide biosynthesis protein — MNPIKNALKSLSVTTTNVIVALIFFIITAKISNPAFFGKVAIIQLLEVVTSAFFYFIPGAIITREISYLYARKEVNKSIIGKFLSFPFLAIPFFLILLIFPNYVKLAIPYLFLYLLNNVLTAIIIGMDMFTESAITGNLFLIIRWGISIIAVLLHNIYLFIEIWTLGGIISVSMNYAFLSRKVGLVFPSPDFAFLFKHFREGLPLYLSSLSGFFSSQGDRVTTAYLLGSYYLGIYQFSALVAGVPSMILGALGNVLLPTASFYKALGKDEKKMSSLSFRLLSLLTFLAVIISIPIGEIVINRFFPAYKAGLEVFIILLISTTIPFSIGSLTNFIIAAKKDLRPFLILSVLNGSLVVLTSYLLIPKIGIMGGAISQIIVATISSLFVLFYAIRTSVFIPAKKELILLSITPLIGAYEIIVDPVFMDFLIVVVIISVFKLFKIISEDEIRIIEGFLPRGLKFVSTILRAIS; from the coding sequence ATGAATCCAATAAAGAATGCGTTAAAGAGCCTCAGCGTGACTACTACTAATGTCATAGTTGCTTTAATATTCTTTATTATTACTGCTAAAATTTCTAACCCTGCATTCTTCGGAAAAGTTGCAATAATCCAACTCCTCGAAGTAGTTACGTCGGCCTTCTTTTACTTCATTCCTGGTGCAATAATAACAAGGGAAATATCATACCTTTACGCAAGAAAAGAAGTAAATAAGAGCATAATAGGAAAATTTCTCTCATTTCCCTTTCTGGCTATTCCATTTTTCCTCATTCTTCTCATTTTCCCAAATTACGTTAAGTTAGCAATACCTTATCTCTTCCTTTATCTCCTTAATAACGTATTAACAGCAATAATTATAGGGATGGACATGTTCACTGAATCAGCAATAACAGGAAATCTCTTTCTAATTATAAGGTGGGGAATATCAATAATCGCTGTACTTTTACATAATATCTATCTCTTCATCGAGATTTGGACTTTAGGAGGGATAATTTCAGTCTCTATGAATTATGCATTTCTGAGCAGAAAAGTCGGATTAGTCTTTCCTTCTCCAGACTTTGCCTTTCTCTTTAAGCACTTCAGGGAAGGTCTACCTCTTTATCTCTCTTCTTTATCTGGTTTCTTTTCTTCTCAAGGGGATAGAGTAACCACAGCATACTTGTTGGGTTCTTATTACCTAGGCATTTATCAATTTTCTGCGTTAGTAGCCGGAGTACCTTCGATGATTTTAGGAGCTTTAGGAAACGTTTTACTACCAACAGCGTCTTTTTACAAAGCTTTAGGAAAAGACGAGAAAAAGATGTCTTCTCTTTCCTTTAGACTTCTATCGCTCTTAACTTTTCTTGCTGTAATAATTTCTATTCCCATAGGTGAGATAGTAATTAATCGCTTCTTTCCGGCATATAAGGCTGGACTTGAAGTATTTATAATACTTTTAATTTCAACTACCATCCCGTTTTCTATTGGATCCTTAACTAATTTCATTATTGCGGCTAAGAAGGATTTGAGACCTTTTCTCATCCTCTCAGTTTTAAACGGTAGCCTAGTAGTGCTCACTTCCTATTTGTTGATTCCTAAAATAGGGATAATGGGAGGGGCTATATCTCAGATTATTGTAGCTACTATTTCTTCTCTCTTTGTTCTGTTTTATGCAATTAGAACCTCAGTTTTCATTCCGGCTAAGAAAGAACTTATCCTCCTTTCAATTACTCCTCTTATCGGTGCTTATGAAATAATTGTTGACCCAGTTTTTATGGATTTCCTAATAGTAGTTGTTATCATCTCTGTCTTCAAATTATTTAAGATAATTAGTGAGGACGAGATTAGAATCATAGAAGGCTTTTTACCGCGTGGCTTAAAGTTCGTATCCACTATTTTAAGAGCTATAAGTTAA
- a CDS encoding ISNCY-like element ISSto10 family transposase: protein MNTNSLLQEYYKTLQEALQQIFTALTSVRKDTLTRLVLGGVMGGTATEIAQAVDMDYETVLKNLDKLANINLIKIVKEIVKDHPVQLIIDDTHNHKARALPVSRNGTQAFYCREHKRYEPAIQLLLITLKDLRTNEAYIVTIIPYIPQKVAEILKERGEKAEYKTKIQLYLETLPTILNEYNVTTISFDSWYVNSKTLLPNTTGELKANSRVVEGGRHVPVAEFPEGEYLVEYLGTPIKLLVIDNYKGMGKRYFFSTNTNDTPEDIITTWENRWDIEVVIRELKALGLEKSSFLTWVRNKGFITLKSLSLLLVLSFKYSLGLSLGAKRISRMIKSIYQSLGGIKKLFKRRKKT from the coding sequence ATGAATACAAACTCATTACTCCAAGAGTATTACAAGACACTTCAAGAAGCATTACAACAAATCTTCACAGCCTTGACTAGCGTGAGAAAAGACACACTAACAAGACTAGTACTAGGAGGAGTTATGGGTGGGACAGCAACAGAAATAGCACAAGCAGTAGACATGGACTACGAGACAGTACTAAAAAACCTTGACAAATTGGCAAACATAAACCTGATCAAAATAGTAAAAGAAATAGTAAAAGACCACCCAGTACAACTAATAATAGACGACACACACAACCACAAAGCAAGAGCACTACCAGTATCAAGAAACGGAACACAAGCCTTTTACTGCAGAGAACACAAGAGATACGAGCCAGCAATACAACTCCTCCTAATAACACTAAAAGACTTGAGGACAAACGAGGCCTACATAGTAACAATAATACCATACATACCACAAAAAGTTGCCGAAATACTCAAGGAAAGGGGAGAAAAAGCAGAATACAAAACAAAAATCCAACTATACCTAGAAACACTACCAACAATCCTAAACGAGTACAACGTTACCACCATCTCATTCGACTCATGGTACGTAAACTCAAAAACCCTACTACCTAACACTACCGGGGAACTCAAGGCAAACTCACGTGTTGTCGAGGGTGGCAGACATGTGCCAGTTGCCGAGTTCCCCGAAGGGGAATACCTAGTAGAATACCTAGGTACCCCCATAAAACTACTCGTAATAGACAATTATAAAGGCATGGGAAAAAGATACTTCTTCTCGACCAACACAAATGACACACCAGAAGACATAATAACAACATGGGAAAACCGTTGGGATATTGAAGTAGTAATTAGGGAGCTAAAGGCTCTAGGCTTAGAGAAGAGCTCTTTCCTCACATGGGTTAGGAACAAGGGTTTCATAACCTTGAAATCCCTCTCCCTCCTCTTAGTTCTCTCATTTAAGTATTCTCTTGGCTTAAGCTTGGGAGCCAAGAGAATATCGAGGATGATAAAAAGTATTTATCAGTCTTTGGGTGGGATTAAGAAACTGTTTAAGAGAAGGAAAAAGACGTAA